The following proteins are co-located in the Fluviicola sp. genome:
- the plsY gene encoding glycerol-3-phosphate 1-O-acyltransferase PlsY, with protein sequence MNWTDFLWAIPAYFLGSIPTAVWVGRAKYNLDVREHGSKNAGATNTFRVLGKKAGRVVLTIDILKGMLAVLLPYFVLPLPFSSAHLTHIQLVASFMAVLGHVFPIFAGFKGGKGVATSLGVIVGLQPAAAAICLVVFLVVFITSHYVSLGSISAAIVFSGCLWLFPINTYALPIFGSLLAFIVIFAHRKNISRLLNGTESKMNLFKK encoded by the coding sequence ATGAACTGGACTGATTTTTTATGGGCTATACCTGCATATTTTTTAGGATCGATACCAACAGCAGTTTGGGTAGGTCGTGCAAAATATAATTTAGATGTACGGGAGCACGGAAGTAAGAATGCGGGAGCAACGAATACGTTCCGGGTACTGGGAAAAAAAGCAGGTAGAGTTGTTCTTACAATAGATATTTTAAAAGGAATGCTGGCGGTACTGTTACCATACTTTGTACTGCCGCTTCCTTTTTCTTCGGCACATTTAACACACATTCAACTGGTGGCTTCCTTCATGGCGGTTTTGGGACACGTTTTTCCCATTTTTGCCGGGTTCAAGGGAGGAAAGGGCGTTGCCACTTCTCTGGGAGTGATCGTGGGGCTGCAACCGGCTGCTGCTGCAATTTGCCTGGTTGTTTTCCTGGTAGTCTTTATTACATCTCATTATGTTTCCCTGGGATCCATCAGCGCAGCGATTGTGTTTTCAGGTTGTTTGTGGTTATTTCCCATAAATACGTACGCTTTACCTATCTTTGGGTCATTGTTGGCGTTCATTGTCATTTTTGCCCATCGTAAAAATATCTCCCGGTTATTGAATGGAACAGAAAGTAAAATGAACCTTTTTAAGAAATAA